The following are encoded in a window of Bacillus sp. SORGH_AS_0510 genomic DNA:
- a CDS encoding glutathione peroxidase: MKTVYNFTVKKTNGENKSLKDYEGKPLLIVNTASKCGLTPQFTGLQELYDKYKDDGLEILGFPCDQFNNQEFDNIEETTQFCQLNYGVSFPIFAKIDVNGVNADPLFKYLKDQKKGLLGGMIKWNFTKFLIDSNGQVIERYAPTTTPDKIEADVVKLLSTSASH, translated from the coding sequence ATGAAAACCGTTTATAATTTTACAGTCAAGAAGACAAATGGTGAGAACAAATCTTTAAAAGATTACGAGGGAAAACCGCTGCTGATTGTCAATACAGCGAGTAAGTGCGGGTTAACTCCTCAATTTACTGGCCTTCAGGAATTATATGATAAATACAAGGACGATGGACTAGAAATACTGGGCTTCCCATGTGATCAGTTCAACAATCAGGAATTCGATAATATTGAAGAGACCACTCAATTTTGCCAATTAAACTACGGGGTTTCCTTCCCCATTTTTGCCAAAATTGATGTGAACGGCGTCAACGCTGACCCCTTATTCAAGTATTTGAAAGATCAAAAAAAGGGTCTATTAGGTGGCATGATTAAATGGAATTTCACAAAATTCCTGATTGACAGCAATGGCCAGGTGATCGAACGTTATGCCCCAACCACGACACCTGACAAAATTGAAGCAGATGTAGTGAAATTACTATCTACTTCAGCATCACACTAA
- a CDS encoding ABC transporter ATP-binding protein — protein MTILQASKIHKSYGNKFNKQEVLKGINLTIEKGEFVSIMGASGSGKTTLLNVLSSIDQVSQGSIQIEGKEMTNMKEKQLAEFRKHHLGFIFQEYNLLDTLTVKENILLPLSIAKVSKQEADAKFKEVADELGIYELKDKYPNEISGGQKQRTSAARAFIHEPSIIFADEPTGALDSKSASDLLNKLSQLNQRRQATIVMVTHDPVAASYCGRVIFIKDGQMYTQLNKGDQTRQAFFQDIMKTQGVLGGVQYEH, from the coding sequence ATGACTATTCTACAAGCAAGCAAAATTCATAAAAGCTACGGCAATAAATTTAATAAACAAGAAGTCCTAAAAGGCATCAATCTAACTATTGAAAAAGGCGAATTCGTAAGCATCATGGGGGCCTCTGGCTCAGGAAAAACCACCCTGCTCAATGTTCTTTCTTCCATTGACCAGGTGAGCCAAGGATCCATTCAAATCGAAGGAAAAGAAATGACAAATATGAAGGAAAAACAACTGGCAGAGTTCCGCAAGCATCATCTAGGGTTTATTTTTCAAGAATATAACCTGCTTGATACGCTGACAGTCAAAGAAAACATCCTGTTACCCCTGTCGATTGCCAAAGTGTCCAAACAAGAAGCAGACGCCAAATTCAAGGAAGTGGCAGACGAGCTGGGAATATATGAACTAAAGGATAAGTACCCGAATGAAATTTCCGGAGGACAAAAACAACGGACCTCTGCCGCTCGTGCGTTCATCCACGAACCAAGCATTATTTTTGCAGACGAACCAACCGGTGCCTTGGATTCCAAATCTGCCTCTGATTTATTAAACAAACTCAGTCAATTAAACCAAAGACGCCAAGCCACGATTGTGATGGTCACCCATGATCCTGTGGCGGCCAGCTATTGCGGCAGAGTAATTTTTATAAAAGACGGTCAGATGTATACGCAGTTGAATAAAGGTGATCAAACGCGCCAGGCGTTCTTTCAAGATATCATGAAGACCCAAGGGGTTTTAGGCGGGGTGCAATATGAGCATTAA
- a CDS encoding aminotransferase: MSLEYNRYLSQTAKELQPSGIRKFFDLAASMEGVISLGVGEPDFVTPWSIREAAILSIEQGFTSYTANPGLLELRQEITSYLGTRFGVDYDPTNQVIVTIGASQAIDLAFRAILNQGDEVLIVEPAFVSYAPLVSIAGGTPIAVATSPVNGFKVTAAQIEAAITEKTKAILLCSPNNPTGSTLTKDELLEIAKVLKKHDLLVVSDEIYAELTYDESFTSIASIEGMYERTILINGFSKGFAMTGWRLGFLAAPKEFVEVMLKIFQYTTMCAPNMLQHGAIEALRNTYHEVESMRNSYRRRRNFVVQALNQMGLDCHTPGGAFYVFPSIRATGLSSEQFAEELLMQEKVAVVPGHVFGESGEGYIRCSYATSMPQLQEALKRIQRFIESRGVHPKIDSVECHTPS, encoded by the coding sequence ATGAGTCTCGAGTATAATCGCTATCTATCCCAAACGGCTAAAGAGCTGCAGCCTTCTGGGATCCGAAAATTTTTTGACCTTGCCGCAAGCATGGAAGGCGTTATTTCTTTAGGGGTGGGCGAGCCAGACTTCGTCACACCTTGGAGCATACGTGAGGCAGCCATTTTATCTATCGAACAAGGGTTTACCTCCTACACAGCCAATCCAGGATTGCTTGAATTAAGACAGGAGATCACCTCTTATCTTGGCACACGATTTGGGGTGGACTATGATCCAACGAATCAAGTTATAGTAACGATTGGAGCTAGCCAGGCAATCGATCTTGCCTTTCGGGCAATTTTAAACCAAGGAGATGAAGTGCTGATTGTCGAACCAGCCTTCGTCTCGTATGCCCCATTGGTTTCCATCGCTGGTGGAACACCAATCGCTGTGGCTACATCGCCAGTTAATGGATTTAAGGTGACTGCTGCACAAATCGAAGCAGCGATCACTGAAAAAACAAAAGCTATTCTCCTGTGCTCACCTAACAACCCGACAGGCAGTACGCTAACCAAGGATGAGCTTTTGGAAATTGCAAAGGTACTAAAAAAGCATGACCTCCTTGTCGTTTCAGACGAAATCTATGCTGAATTAACCTACGATGAAAGTTTTACTAGCATTGCCTCTATTGAGGGCATGTATGAACGAACCATATTAATCAACGGTTTTTCAAAAGGTTTTGCCATGACTGGATGGAGATTAGGGTTCTTAGCGGCCCCGAAGGAATTTGTCGAGGTCATGCTGAAAATTTTTCAATATACAACTATGTGCGCACCAAATATGCTTCAGCACGGTGCCATTGAAGCATTAAGGAATACCTATCATGAAGTGGAATCGATGCGGAACAGCTATAGGAGAAGAAGAAACTTCGTAGTCCAAGCTTTGAATCAAATGGGCCTCGATTGCCATACTCCTGGCGGTGCCTTTTATGTATTTCCATCAATACGTGCTACAGGCCTTAGCTCCGAGCAATTCGCTGAAGAATTGCTTATGCAGGAAAAAGTTGCGGTGGTTCCCGGTCATGTATTTGGTGAAAGCGGCGAAGGATATATCCGCTGCAGCTATGCTACTTCTATGCCCCAGTTGCAAGAAGCACTCAAACGAATACAGCGATTTATTGAATCCCGCGGGGTGCATCCTAAAATAGACTCTGTAGAATGCCACACACCATCCTGA
- a CDS encoding response regulator transcription factor, whose amino-acid sequence MFKLLLIEDDTTLFHEIKERLIDWSYDVVGISDFSKVLQEFTEQKPDLVIIDIQLPKFDGFHWCRMIRSHSNVPILFLSSRDHPTDMVMSMQLGADDFIQKPFHFEVLIAKIQAILRRVYNYNSEQTELKTWCGATIDYPRNTVSHDAGTVELTKNEIFILKLLIEHKNKIVTREDLIKSLWDDERFVSDNTLTVNVNRLRKKLDELGLGQYIETKVGQGYIAIEEERFL is encoded by the coding sequence ATGTTTAAACTTTTACTAATAGAAGATGATACAACGCTATTTCATGAAATAAAGGAACGGTTAATCGACTGGTCTTACGATGTGGTGGGGATATCGGATTTCAGCAAAGTTCTTCAGGAATTTACCGAACAGAAACCGGACTTAGTCATTATCGATATCCAATTGCCGAAATTCGATGGGTTTCATTGGTGCCGAATGATTCGTTCCCATTCCAACGTGCCCATTCTGTTTCTATCCTCGCGCGACCATCCCACCGATATGGTGATGTCGATGCAGCTGGGGGCGGATGATTTTATTCAAAAACCATTTCATTTTGAGGTCCTGATTGCGAAAATACAGGCGATTCTTCGTCGTGTCTATAATTACAATTCAGAACAAACGGAGCTGAAAACATGGTGCGGGGCCACTATCGATTATCCGCGCAATACCGTCAGCCATGATGCCGGAACCGTTGAACTGACCAAGAATGAGATTTTTATCTTGAAGCTCTTAATTGAGCATAAAAACAAAATAGTCACACGGGAAGATTTAATTAAAAGCCTATGGGACGACGAGCGGTTTGTGAGCGACAACACGTTAACCGTTAACGTTAATCGCTTGCGTAAAAAACTAGATGAGCTGGGCCTAGGACAGTATATCGAAACAAAGGTCGGCCAAGGATACATAGCGATTGAAGAGGAAAGGTTTTTATGA
- a CDS encoding FtsX-like permease family protein, with product MSINHLILRNLKKNLKNYFLYVFALIFSVALYFSFVTLQYDPALDSTKGTIKGAAAIRAGSILLVGIVSIFVLYANNIFLKRRSKEIGLFQLIGMTKNRIFRIVSAENFILYFGSLIVGIFIGFSVSKLIIMILFKITKVDAIATLHFSSQALTQSLIVFGVIYLFILLMNFVFIKRQTILALFRVLSSTEGKAKKLSILEMILGTVGILLIGFGYYLSSKLFSGDFTEMMELFMAMTGILASVIIGTYLFYKGTVSFLFHLIRKKKDGYLKIYEVLSLSSIMFRMKSNALLLTIITTVSALAIALLCLSYISYYSAEKTAKDQVASDFAFTDTDAAAQFKDALEAKNMKVSEKKIDVIQINANLKSIMNSNLEGMKLDPKSMSISVISDQEVAGLDVGPKDTVFTGYNDLLKKFMPLKDSGKIELKGKTEVIPQDYLGLKDLHLISWYYTNGGQPVAIVDDTIFEQLQKDADPSLQKESSVFIGFTLKNEDQLKEANAIFKDMKFTKNPGFDSRLEMSNSQKQTMGLIMFIVGFLGLTFLVTSGCILYFKQMGESEEEQPHYTILRKLGFTQGDLVGGITMKQLFSFGIPLIIGLVHSYFAVQSGWFLFGAELWTPMIIVMVLYTAFYSIFGVLSVNYYKKVIKEAL from the coding sequence ATGAGCATTAATCACCTCATCCTTCGAAACCTTAAGAAAAATCTAAAAAACTATTTTCTTTATGTGTTTGCGCTAATCTTTAGCGTCGCTCTGTATTTCTCATTTGTCACACTGCAATATGACCCTGCATTAGATTCAACGAAAGGAACGATCAAAGGAGCGGCAGCGATTCGAGCGGGCTCCATCCTGCTTGTGGGGATTGTGAGCATCTTTGTTTTATATGCCAACAATATTTTTCTAAAACGGCGAAGCAAGGAAATTGGTTTGTTTCAATTAATTGGGATGACCAAGAACAGGATTTTTCGCATTGTCAGTGCTGAGAACTTTATTCTTTACTTTGGTTCACTCATTGTCGGGATCTTTATTGGTTTCTCGGTTTCCAAATTAATCATTATGATTTTATTTAAAATTACGAAGGTAGATGCGATTGCGACCCTTCACTTTTCCAGCCAGGCATTGACTCAATCCCTTATTGTGTTTGGGGTGATTTATCTGTTCATCCTGCTGATGAATTTTGTCTTCATTAAAAGACAAACGATTTTAGCCTTATTTAGGGTCCTTTCATCGACAGAAGGCAAAGCGAAAAAGCTATCTATATTGGAAATGATTTTGGGGACAGTTGGAATCCTCTTGATTGGGTTCGGTTATTATCTATCGTCGAAGTTGTTTTCCGGCGATTTCACCGAGATGATGGAGCTATTCATGGCGATGACAGGAATTTTGGCATCGGTCATTATCGGGACGTACCTGTTTTACAAAGGGACTGTTAGTTTCCTTTTTCATCTCATTCGGAAAAAGAAAGACGGCTACCTTAAGATTTACGAGGTGCTTTCCCTTTCGTCGATCATGTTTCGGATGAAATCGAACGCTCTTTTGTTAACCATCATTACGACTGTTTCCGCCCTTGCCATTGCCCTGTTGTGTCTAAGTTATATCTCCTACTATTCAGCGGAAAAAACAGCAAAAGATCAAGTAGCATCAGATTTTGCTTTTACCGATACAGATGCAGCGGCACAATTTAAGGACGCACTTGAAGCAAAGAATATGAAGGTTAGTGAGAAGAAGATTGATGTTATCCAAATCAACGCCAACTTAAAATCAATCATGAATTCCAACCTTGAAGGAATGAAACTGGATCCAAAGAGCATGTCAATTTCAGTCATTAGCGATCAAGAGGTCGCGGGGCTGGATGTTGGGCCAAAGGATACCGTCTTTACGGGCTATAACGATTTACTGAAAAAATTTATGCCTTTGAAGGACTCAGGAAAAATCGAGCTAAAAGGAAAAACGGAAGTCATTCCACAAGACTATTTAGGGTTAAAGGATCTTCACCTCATCTCTTGGTATTACACGAATGGCGGCCAGCCAGTCGCCATTGTGGATGACACTATTTTCGAACAGTTACAAAAAGATGCCGATCCTTCACTACAAAAAGAATCGTCTGTGTTTATTGGATTTACTTTAAAAAACGAAGACCAATTAAAAGAAGCGAACGCCATCTTTAAAGACATGAAATTTACCAAGAATCCGGGCTTTGACTCTCGTCTTGAAATGAGCAACAGTCAGAAACAAACGATGGGACTGATCATGTTTATCGTGGGCTTCTTAGGGTTAACGTTCTTAGTGACATCTGGTTGTATCCTATATTTTAAACAGATGGGGGAAAGTGAAGAAGAACAGCCGCATTATACGATATTAAGAAAACTGGGCTTCACCCAGGGTGACCTGGTCGGCGGAATCACCATGAAGCAATTATTCAGCTTCGGCATCCCGTTAATAATTGGACTCGTTCATAGCTACTTCGCCGTCCAATCCGGCTGGTTCCTGTTCGGAGCAGAACTTTGGACACCGATGATTATTGTCATGGTTCTCTACACCGCTTTTTACTCCATTTTTGGCGTACTCTCCGTGAACTATTATAAAAAGGTGATTAAAGAAGCGTTGTAA
- a CDS encoding MarR family winged helix-turn-helix transcriptional regulator produces MEDFLTLEKQLCFSVYETASEFNKLYTSVLQPFGLTYPQYLVLLALWEDDGLLMKELGERLNLGTGTLTPMITRMAANGWLRKERSTTDERKVYIHLEKRAYEEKQPITTMVVKEIQSCKIELDEYKQLMEQLHALTNKLKGRKA; encoded by the coding sequence ATGGAAGACTTCTTAACGTTAGAAAAACAATTATGCTTTTCAGTTTATGAAACAGCTAGTGAATTTAATAAACTTTATACAAGCGTTTTGCAACCATTTGGATTAACCTACCCTCAATACTTAGTTCTATTGGCATTATGGGAAGATGATGGTCTTCTAATGAAAGAATTAGGGGAACGGTTAAACCTAGGTACAGGAACCCTAACGCCAATGATTACTCGGATGGCAGCCAATGGCTGGCTTCGTAAAGAGCGTTCCACCACAGACGAACGAAAAGTTTATATTCATTTAGAAAAGAGAGCCTATGAAGAAAAACAACCGATTACTACAATGGTCGTGAAGGAAATTCAATCCTGTAAAATTGAACTAGACGAATACAAGCAACTCATGGAGCAATTACATGCTTTAACCAACAAATTAAAGGGTCGGAAGGCGTAA
- a CDS encoding Lrp/AsnC family transcriptional regulator, whose translation MRLSSEEIEILKIVEENHKISVETIASMALCSEETVNQTIEKLEQAKIIMSYPTLIDWSKVEGQENVVAMIDVKVTPKRGVGFDEVAGRISRFPEVSSLYLMSGAYDLSITVEGKTMNQIATFVSEKLSTIENVVSTTTHFMLKKYKHDGVLFSSDTEDKDRRMVVTP comes from the coding sequence ATGCGACTTAGCAGTGAGGAAATTGAAATTCTAAAAATTGTAGAAGAAAACCACAAAATATCAGTGGAAACCATCGCATCGATGGCATTGTGCAGCGAAGAAACAGTGAACCAAACAATCGAAAAGCTAGAACAAGCAAAAATCATAATGAGCTACCCTACCTTAATTGACTGGAGCAAAGTTGAAGGCCAGGAAAATGTTGTCGCAATGATCGATGTGAAGGTCACTCCAAAACGAGGGGTAGGTTTTGATGAGGTTGCCGGCCGCATTTCTCGTTTTCCCGAAGTCTCCTCATTGTACCTTATGTCAGGCGCCTACGACCTTTCGATTACGGTTGAAGGAAAGACTATGAATCAAATTGCCACCTTTGTCTCAGAAAAATTATCGACAATTGAGAACGTCGTTTCCACCACCACCCATTTCATGTTAAAAAAATACAAGCATGATGGCGTGCTATTTAGCAGTGACACTGAGGACAAAGACAGAAGAATGGTGGTTACACCATGA
- a CDS encoding sensor histidine kinase, with protein MIKQFFIERRSWIALFIGIQGLFLFIASIDSAIPFTPILYMVFLSGIIFILFLILRYHRETKFFKSLVEWENDLDLSTSADSPFEKIMQQTLTNQTRRLKREASHNLVTLEDEKDDLLAWIHEVKTPLTAMYLMLEHMNDEPVKTKLTYEWLRIHHLLDQQLHQRRIPFMENDLYIEQTDLKSIIFTEIRGLQSWCMQKGIGFDVDLQVPSVLSDSKWLAFIIRQLLTNAVKYSEASDIVITSCEKMGQTILEIQDFGRGIDPKDLPRIFEKGFTSTINHHDNKATGMGLYLAKKAAKPLLITMEVQSTLGKGTTFTLRFPKRNDFNNIIGM; from the coding sequence ATGATAAAGCAATTCTTTATAGAACGTCGCAGCTGGATTGCCCTTTTTATTGGTATCCAAGGGCTTTTCCTATTTATTGCTTCGATTGATTCTGCCATTCCGTTTACACCTATCCTTTATATGGTGTTTTTATCGGGGATCATCTTTATCCTATTCTTGATCCTTCGTTACCATAGAGAGACGAAGTTTTTTAAAAGTTTGGTGGAATGGGAGAATGACTTAGATTTATCGACTTCGGCTGACAGCCCTTTTGAAAAAATAATGCAACAAACTCTAACGAACCAAACCAGGCGTTTGAAGCGGGAGGCCTCACACAACTTGGTGACTTTAGAAGATGAAAAAGATGATCTCCTTGCCTGGATTCATGAAGTGAAGACTCCGTTAACTGCGATGTATTTAATGCTGGAACACATGAATGACGAACCAGTAAAAACAAAACTAACCTATGAGTGGCTGCGTATTCATCATCTGTTAGACCAACAGTTGCACCAAAGACGCATTCCTTTTATGGAAAACGATTTGTATATCGAGCAAACCGACTTAAAATCGATTATTTTTACAGAGATTCGCGGGTTACAATCCTGGTGTATGCAAAAAGGGATTGGCTTTGACGTTGATTTACAGGTCCCTTCTGTTCTAAGTGACAGTAAATGGCTTGCTTTTATCATAAGACAGCTGTTAACGAATGCGGTGAAATACAGCGAGGCTTCCGATATTGTCATCACGAGTTGCGAAAAAATGGGACAGACCATTCTCGAAATTCAGGACTTTGGCCGCGGGATTGACCCAAAAGATCTACCGCGCATATTTGAAAAAGGCTTTACCTCTACAATCAATCATCATGATAACAAAGCGACAGGCATGGGACTTTATCTCGCTAAAAAAGCGGCAAAACCCCTGCTGATCACGATGGAGGTCCAGTCCACACTAGGAAAAGGAACCACCTTTACCTTACGTTTTCCAAAAAGAAACGACTTCAACAACATCATCGGCATGTGA
- a CDS encoding VanZ family protein, protein MHTWTSNLGLLFRDQAISFKWVVAPDYLSFFYLQDISTIHHYFIIVKTGHFIGFAIFDYLLFRWLKNHKWSMMISVTFALMTEILQLYFGRDGRLYDLVIDSLGILTVYFILKYHLITEESQLTKSN, encoded by the coding sequence GTGCATACGTGGACCAGTAATCTAGGATTGCTCTTTCGGGATCAAGCTATAAGTTTTAAGTGGGTAGTGGCCCCAGATTATTTATCGTTCTTTTATTTACAGGATATCAGCACCATTCATCATTATTTTATCATCGTAAAAACAGGACATTTCATAGGGTTTGCTATATTTGATTACCTTCTTTTTAGATGGTTAAAGAATCACAAATGGTCAATGATGATCTCTGTTACTTTTGCGTTAATGACGGAGATTCTTCAGCTTTATTTTGGAAGAGACGGCCGGTTGTATGATTTGGTGATTGATTCACTAGGAATCTTAACCGTTTACTTCATCTTAAAGTACCACCTAATCACAGAGGAAAGTCAACTCACAAAAAGTAACTAG
- a CDS encoding VOC family protein, whose amino-acid sequence MISGIYPYLVLNGNGQEAVKFYEHALDAKVLSVQTFGNMPGNPEHPMPEEAKNRVLNAHLKVGNTDLMLSDTFPGHPYELGHQVTIAISITDEEKSKEVFSKLEDGGKVNMPLQQTFWSPLYGQVTDKFGVTWQVSTESK is encoded by the coding sequence ATGATTTCTGGAATTTATCCTTATTTGGTTTTAAACGGTAATGGACAAGAAGCGGTTAAGTTTTATGAACATGCATTGGATGCGAAAGTTCTGTCAGTTCAAACATTTGGCAATATGCCAGGTAATCCAGAGCATCCTATGCCTGAAGAAGCAAAAAATCGTGTATTGAATGCCCATTTAAAAGTGGGGAATACCGACCTTATGCTTTCCGACACGTTCCCAGGTCATCCTTATGAGTTAGGCCATCAGGTGACGATTGCGATAAGCATCACTGACGAAGAAAAATCAAAGGAAGTTTTCAGTAAATTGGAAGACGGCGGAAAAGTCAACATGCCTCTGCAACAAACCTTCTGGAGCCCGTTATATGGGCAAGTTACTGATAAGTTCGGTGTCACTTGGCAGGTTTCAACAGAATCGAAATAG
- a CDS encoding sortase, giving the protein MKKAVWVVLILLLVTAVSLRMLRFYEARANEKEREKLEKVYINAIEGKTSLHSSEDRKIIGKIMIPSLNINYIILNVTTDKNLDISITKVAGPAVHRNGNLVLAGHNMKNGSFFGRLNHITPQDKIYLENRNGEKKEYSMVDKYIVNKNDLSPLDQSDHEESIITLITCTQDPNKRLIVVAKKDT; this is encoded by the coding sequence ATGAAAAAGGCTGTTTGGGTGGTTTTGATTCTTCTATTAGTGACAGCGGTATCACTTCGTATGCTTCGGTTTTATGAGGCGCGTGCAAATGAAAAGGAACGGGAAAAGCTGGAGAAAGTGTATATAAATGCGATAGAAGGGAAAACGTCTTTACATTCTTCGGAAGATAGAAAAATCATTGGGAAAATTATGATTCCCTCACTAAATATTAATTATATTATCTTAAATGTAACCACAGATAAAAATTTAGACATTTCCATTACTAAAGTAGCAGGACCAGCCGTTCATCGAAACGGAAATCTTGTTCTTGCTGGTCATAATATGAAAAATGGCAGTTTTTTTGGAAGGTTAAACCATATTACACCACAAGATAAGATTTATTTAGAAAATCGAAATGGGGAAAAAAAAGAATATAGTATGGTAGATAAATATATTGTGAATAAAAATGATTTATCCCCGTTGGACCAGTCTGATCATGAGGAAAGCATAATTACTCTTATTACATGCACACAGGATCCGAATAAAAGACTCATAGTTGTGGCAAAAAAAGATACTTAG
- a CDS encoding EAL domain-containing protein, translating into MGCEVCLPTARGYTVYFAENENATKLTPYFKQFSEQSWKWINNRMIWMSEPVLFNLLDYLEVHMDPEHIYAVLSSIVDPLKDLDKIRPIQTFKLEREASWIDRLIENSSIQTHYQPIVKVANGSIHVIGHELLSRGLDEKGELIPPFKMFEAARIRNRTFALDRVCRMQSIRNASAVKDQLIFINFIPTAIYVPEHCLSTTFALIKQLNIKPEQVVFEVVETDEVEDLEHLKSILNYYRAHGFKYALDDVGVGFNNVEKLTQMDPDIVKLAFEFTNGVSEDTEKQEVAQSVMTIAHKMNALALAEGVEREEDLRFLKEMGYDLFQGYYFSKPQEKPVEVIHMQFHSKV; encoded by the coding sequence ATGGGATGTGAAGTTTGTCTGCCGACGGCTAGGGGTTATACCGTCTATTTTGCTGAAAATGAAAATGCTACAAAGTTAACTCCATATTTCAAGCAGTTCTCTGAACAGTCATGGAAATGGATCAATAATCGGATGATTTGGATGAGTGAGCCGGTCCTATTTAATTTACTAGATTATCTTGAAGTCCACATGGACCCGGAACATATTTATGCCGTATTATCAAGTATAGTTGATCCACTAAAGGATCTAGATAAAATACGGCCTATTCAAACCTTTAAACTCGAACGAGAGGCTAGCTGGATTGATAGATTAATAGAAAATAGTTCCATTCAAACCCATTATCAGCCAATTGTTAAAGTAGCGAATGGAAGCATCCATGTCATCGGTCATGAGCTTTTGTCTCGTGGGTTGGATGAAAAAGGGGAGCTCATTCCTCCGTTTAAGATGTTTGAAGCGGCAAGGATTAGAAATCGTACATTTGCGCTCGACCGCGTGTGCAGGATGCAGTCGATTAGAAATGCCTCCGCCGTGAAGGATCAACTTATTTTTATTAACTTTATTCCTACAGCTATTTATGTGCCAGAGCACTGTTTGTCGACGACCTTCGCTTTGATCAAGCAATTGAATATTAAACCTGAACAGGTGGTATTTGAAGTCGTCGAAACAGACGAAGTAGAGGATCTCGAACACTTAAAATCGATCTTAAATTATTACCGGGCCCATGGCTTTAAGTACGCATTGGACGATGTAGGAGTAGGTTTCAATAACGTAGAAAAGCTCACTCAAATGGACCCGGATATCGTTAAACTTGCGTTTGAATTTACAAACGGGGTGAGCGAGGATACTGAGAAACAAGAAGTTGCTCAATCTGTGATGACAATTGCTCACAAGATGAACGCATTGGCACTTGCTGAAGGAGTTGAAAGAGAAGAAGACCTCCGCTTCTTAAAAGAAATGGGCTATGATTTATTCCAAGGCTATTATTTTTCCAAACCTCAAGAAAAACCTGTTGAGGTAATACATATGCAGTTTCATAGCAAAGTTTAG